The Amblyomma americanum isolate KBUSLIRL-KWMA chromosome 2, ASM5285725v1, whole genome shotgun sequence genome contains the following window.
AGAGCCAAGCATCACTGCTTAGATTGAACAAGGCTGACGTTACATTTCTTGTAAAGAGCTGTTATGTATGCCGGCTAAGTAGGTCCATCCGAAACGAATTCacagcttttatttatttatgacaaCCTCAAAGGCCCATTAAAGGGGTCTGACATGAGAGATTAGAGTTCAGGGAACATGGTTGATTCGACGTATGCTCTCAATGATGATGGGTCGAGATGAAGTACGACAGCGTTAGGCCAGTCTCTCCAGTCATTCCAGCCCACTGGCAAATTGAGCTTCATTTAAGGGTACTAGGAGATCGGaggtgatttttttatttttcgtctaAAAGATTAAATGATGGCATGTTTATTAGAGAGTCTATTAAATGTTTAAATACAAAATTTCCCTGAAATATTTACGTAATAATGACGTTATGAATTTTTGATAAGATTTCTTGCTCCACAAAACTCTCCGACAGCCTGGCATGATAACAAAGCGAGGCAGGAGCTGCAAGTCTCTCATAGCTTTTTCCCAAGGAATTGGTTGATATAGCGGTATTCACTAAATATTTtaccagccaatttttttcctatACAGAATGTTATGTTCACGCTACCAGAATGCACTCAATATAATCATGTCAAATTAGTGACAGTTAAAGGATGAGAAAGTAATTCTGAAACGAAACGCAGAAAAGTCACAGCGTGAAAGATATGGTAAGAAACCCAATGCAATAAACCACATAAAAACACCTGCAGCCGTTGTCATGATGTTTTCAGCAATCAGTACAGTCAGGTACAAAAACACTTTTCAGAAAACTGGTATTTTCATGAAGATTCCAGCCATGTTTTTGCAACCTACGGTCACAAAAACATGTTTTTAAATCACTTATTGGCTGTTTTCGAAAAAACTTGTCGTTTTATATAATTAGGAACAACATATGaaatttgatgtttttttttaaattgatttttttcttatatttttttatttgaaagcgGCGTCCTGTTTAGCACCATTCGTGGACACAAGGTCAGTAATCGCGGGGCTCTTTGTTAACTTTACATATGCGTTCCTTCTTATGAGTTACTAACTTCATCATTATTGCTAAGTAATTTATTGCGCCTACCATAGTGCTTTTGTCCTGTCCACTGCTTTTTCGGCTGTGGGTTAGCTGAGGCGCCCACTGTTCACTAAGGAAGTTGAAGCGCCTGTGAGCATATCTCTTCTTTTTTGCATACTACAACTAAGGCGGGGCGCTGAAATGATAGTGAGAGAACGTTTTCAGATTAAGCAGCGTTTTGGGCTCCTCCTAATATAAGTGCACTTCTTACACAGCCTGTGGGAACAGCGTTTTTATCGCCTCCTAGCTAGAGAAATTAGCAGCCTTATAGTTAGTCATTCGATGCCCTTCATGTCAGTCTCTGAAAATGTTTCTTAAAACAAGTCTCTATTGGACACAGATAATGAGTGTCTCTGACCATGTTAACAGAAAATAGTCTCACTTTTTATGTCACCGATTAATCTAGTTAGCTCCAGAATGCGTTCCTCTGCTTCTTGgaaggacggccttgctactacAGCGGGTAGCACGGTGGCAGTTATGGCGCTCGCGACAATGCAGAGAAAAAGGATGCAGCGTGCCATGGCAAGTCCTCTCTTGCACTGACGGAGGCGTCCACTTGATTGCTGCCAAAAGCAAAGAAGAAGAGTATTGTACGTTTATTTGCCTCGCCTTTAGCTGAATTTCGCTCGGTCAGTTCAATGATTTCGCAAATATCACTGCGGAACTACGTGCGGCCTCCGAGGAGCCTGTAGATCTCAGCACATCACCCAAGGTTTCAAGCCTTAGGCGGCAACCTTGAGGCAAGTGCACAATATATCAACATTTTGGTCATTCAGAAGGGGTCTTCACCTTTAAGTTTTTCTAGCACGCTTAGTTGACATCATTTCAAAACTGCCAGTTTGGAAATTTGCCGTATAGACCTTAGGTATACTCGTTTTCGGCAATGCGTACAAGAAAATCGGAGTTAATATACGGGATAAAATTCCAGTTCTCTTTACAACAGTTTTACCTTCAGGCGCCAAATAAACACTCTGCACAGGAAAATGTTTTTCACACAGAACACTAACCCTTTGGCACGCAATATTTGTTTCCATCGAAAATAGATATTTTTCTTCCATAGTACAAAATTCAGGCCTTACAAACATTTATTAGTTTCCCAACTCAAAAAAGTAGATGTTAACATTCTAAAGGATCTGCAAAATTTCGTACGAAGTTTCATAGCTGATGAATATAGCAACGTCGAAATGCCCTGACTTATCGGTCGAACACCCAAAGGATCGTAGAAATAAATTATATGTCGAAGGGGTAGTAACGCTTGAAATTACGACAAAAAATAATGCGGCTCGTGGTGGCTAAATATGTCTGCACGATAGCGGTGGGCGACGTGATACCTCGCTCACTGTTGTGCGAAATATTATTTACTGCGATCGCTTTAAGGCGCAAAAACACAGCTTAAACACAGAGTAAGAAATTCACCTTAAATGAATAAATCACTGCTAGGTACAGCCTACTTGCAAAAAAAGCTGCTTTGTGCAAAATTATATGTACATAGCGTGTCAGTGGGCTAATTAAACCTTACTTACACTAATATACGGTTCCAAAAATAAAACACGGTTTTTCAGACTTCGCAACATTTTTCATTACATCCTCATTTCTGCGCCTTGCGCCTTTTATAAGAGAATTTGATAGTGTTGACACCAATTACATTAATTTCGACTCAACGCCTGTAGGGGGCATTCACACTTCTAAGTAAAACTACTTTTGTCGGTAAACAAGCAACAAATTGCAGATGTGCATTTCAAGGAATGATTTTCTGCGGTGCCACGCCTATAGACTTAAACACAGTTATCATGCAGCGATCTTTAATGATCATTACTGGCATTCcccacagcagcggcagcatagtCACACATTCGGTGAAATCCGTATATTGGAAATGCGAACACTTACAGCTTCTGTACACCTTCTGTCTCGATTTCCCTGAAATCTGAGGTGTTACGATAAAGGCACGTATCTGTCACAGGGCCATGCGCAGCTGCCGTCAAAAGTACCGTACAATGTTTTTCAATCAAGTCAGGAAACTGGCGTCGAGGACGAAGGCCTATTCTGTCGCCGCTTTAGTCGCTAAGTAAAGCAAGCGCCACCTCTCGACATGCGACAGTACTGCGTTagccatctttattttcttttcgcaGCTGCGACACCCATTGGCTGCTCTTCGTCACGTGGTCAGTTTGAAAGTGTCGGCGCTGCCCGCGCTTCGCGACGTCTGCGCTGAATGCGGCTGCTTCCAGCCGCACGTTGGTTCCGACGGCGTGTTGCAAATTTCGCGTGCGCTACGGCAGGATGCTCGAGGTTGAGGTTTTGAGTATATTTATTTtagaggtactgccagccttcgcagaaggcctttggcaggagtgagcatacatggtgaagaaagtacaaaaaGCGCTACAAAATATGATAATGATAACAGTGGTGTCAtccgcctgcttgagcagattaacaccgagaagaaaagaaaaaagaaaaaaagaaaaaataagaaagaaaaatgctttgtacaagctcgcgctgttcaggcATATAGAAACAACACTGGCACATAACACAAGAACACTGGCATCAATAGCACGCTTTAGTAAATAAACACTAACGGTAGACATACGCTGATCCATCATCAATTACAATAATCACAACCACAAAGCAATATCAATAGCGGGAACCAAAAAACGCTTAGGTTGAGTTAacttatgcacttcaattttgataagaaagattcgacagtcgggcattccacagCGTCACAAGGCAAAGTGTTCCACTGACGGACGGTtctcggaaaaaaggaattttgaaagGTATCTGTTCGGCACATATATTCTCTTAATTTTTTTGGAATGGTTTGATCGTGTACATCACCGTATAACATGTTCGATATAAATGCTACTATCTATGCCTAGCTTACTATTGTAGAGTAGATGCATGTATTTCATTCGTTCAAAATACCGTCGCAATTGTAATggttctaaattagctttttcCACAAGTGCAGTTGCTGAGGTACGCCAACTATATGAGTTAAAGATGAATCGAGCTGCCTTTTTTTGGATGCTTTCGAGTTTGGCAATGTTTAATTGAGTGCACGGATCCCAGACTACAGAAGCGTATTCTGTAGATCTGGGACAATAACTGAAAGCTCATCTTCCGTGGTTCCACACTGCACAGTCGCAGAAACACGACGTGCAGTTTGTCCCCTCTTAGTTTGGCTTGGTAAaattggttttgttttattttgctttcatggggtataacgtcccaaagctacccAAGCTATGAAGGACGGCGTTGTTgaaggctgcggataatttcgaccacctgaggctctttaacgtgcCCGGGTGAAATTGTAGTTATAAATTCTAGCAAGCCGTCTTGTTTCAATAATCGAAAATATATCAAGGTGAAAGCTGCGTTTGCATTTTTTAAATACACTTTTGCACGCATGGGAGCCGTCATCTACCGACGCTCATCATTTAAGTGGTAGCTGACGACGCGCACATCTCAAAGCAGCCGCACCGCCATCGCATTGGCGGTGATCGCGTTGGCCGGCTCCGCTCCCTGGTGCGCAGCCGCTATTTTCAAGCGGACGTTATCTAAAAACGTCGGTAGTTTAGAAGTGCTTGTTGCTCGACATGTTGCTTCATCGCTGCTTCTATTAAGAAGAAAActgtgcacagaaaaaaaagaactcacAGAAGAAATCAGGTTGACAGTACGAGCGGCCGTCCTGCGAACCCGTGTGCGCCTTTTATGTGAGCACATTTTGTTGGTAATACTTGACATCTGAAGGTTACGTTTGTATTGCACAATTTTCGAAGAGTATTCTCATGGCGGCCGCAGTGAAGTTATTGGAGCGGCGCGTCACGCCCATTCACGGTATCACTGACTGCCCTTCAATCCTCATTCTAAGCTGCAAACTGCATCTGTTCCTTCCTTACGTACGTCATCTGCTCTCTACTGAAGCGAAACTTCAAAGTATAATAACAAGTTTTAGATTTTGGCTCTAAGAATCATACCCGAATACAGACAGAACTACTTGTAGTAGTCGGGGAATTATAACAACCACACAGCAAGAAAGGACGAAGACAGACGTGATACGAAGCAAGTAATAATTTAGGGTTCCTTCAACCGTTTATGCCATTTAATTTCTTTCACATAAATGTCTCATAAATTTATATTTTTTAAAATCGAAGGAGGACAAAATAAGTTTTCACATGTGGTATCACACTGTTAAACGTCACACTCGATGACCGTGCCATTTTGCTGTCCCAAACAAAGCGACCTTATCACATAATTTAGCAGGGCACCGATAGCGTGGAGGCGTTGTCAGAAGGTTCATGGACTGCTTGTACGATATTTGCAGCAGAAAATGATACTAGTAGCCGTCCCATTTCGGTTTGTCTTGAACACAGTTTGCAAGTCCTAACAGGGAAAAGAAAGGTTTAACTTACCTGGGTCTCGTGGAATACGTACAGGCGCCACTCTCCCAACGCTCACATGTGTTTGCCACTTCGTAGCAAAGCCTTGAGAAGAAGACAGCGTGCCCTTGAACCCATATTGGAGCGCTCGCGTGGCCGAAAACAGCGAGCTGTCAGCGAAGACCACGCGTCGGCCCCGAAGAATACCGCAGAGAAAGAAAGCAGGCTTCAGCCATTTTTGATTGCTTCCAAAAGAATGCAGTGACCCATTGTCGCCTGGGGCCGCTTATCTTGTTTTGGACATTGGATGAAACTCGacacacgctcagaccttgcatCCTGATGCCGCAAGCCTACGACTCGAATACGGGTAATTACTCCGCGCGCTCGTTCCTGCACCCTGCCTAATGTGTTTCTCTTTTATTCTCTCCTTTCTAGTTGCATTTCTTTCCTCCTTCCGtctttttcctgctttctttccctttcctgcctTGTTCTCTTTCGTTATCCATCTTTTCTTCAGTCTCCGCCGCAGGAAGATCGCAAAAACAAGACACCTGGGGGCGACGCGGCATGCCCGTTATTTTGTTGtattttccctctttttttctttttttttcagcgtgaaAGATGTGCTGCTTCTTGGTCTCTTCTTGGCGCTCATGGACCCCACAGGATTTCTTGAATGCCTTTTTGTGGCCTTGACACTCTGGGGCGATGTTCTAGGAAAAATCCCTCATCGTCGAAACATCAACGCGGGTAGCGCACGAGGATTAGAGGAATAAAAGCATTAACTCGACCTTTGCAAAAGTGTTACTTTCCATCTAGCCCTATCGTCGCAGTTGTTTTAATGACTCACTCTGCCTTGTGGCCCCAGTTATCTCATGAATGGGCTGGAATTGTTTGTGGACGTGATAAGCAACCAGGAAGAAAGGGAGCGTGCGGTTGCTGGATCAAAGCAACGATTGCTGTCCCCAGGGGGACCTTCTCAGCGGATATGAATAAGTGATGGTTTCGTCAGTTCTTGCGATTTCTATTTTGTCTTTGGAAGCTGTTCACCGGAAATCATTCACTACTGCAGCTACCAACCAGAAGAGGCACTCTGTTGCTTTTGGTGGGACAAAATTTTGCAATAGCGCTAGGAAAGAATGTGAAATACCTTGAAGAGCAGAtatttgtgaagaaaaaaaaacatgactttGCACATCGGTGTGAAAACCGAAGGAATGCCTAAATCCTATGTGGTGGGAAATGTGGATGACGGATCGGTCTCATCTGCGTCGCTGTCGCCTTTCCAGCTTTTCTGGCTTTCACTAACTAGAGTAACAGAAAAGTCACGCCTTATTTTGCCTTTCAGATATGGTTTCTGCGAAGGGTCAGTCATTCTCGAAAATACCTGGCTTGTCCCATGAAAGACAAGCAAATGCCACATTCTGAGCGTTCACTATTTACCAGAGTATAAAATATAACGGACTGCGAAGAAGCACGCAGTAAACGCGCTCACACTTAGTTCGCTTGTTATTCGCAACATCGGATGATCTGCATTCAAAGATCGGACAAAATAATGAAATCATGTAACTTTATTTCAGCTACGACAACGAAAGTTTCAAAGGCTAAAGAAGTTAAGAGCATAATTATCAGTTGCTGAATCTAATCAGTCTTACAACGTTCATTCGTAATGTCTCATAGccacaatgaaaaataaaatacttCTGTAGCTTGCTTGAAGTAGGCGAACTCGGAATGGTAAAAAAAGGTAGCAGAATGTCGCCGCTAGCACTTGTCAGTGTTTTTGAGGTAGTAATGTAAATAGATTCTACGAGCACCAAGTGAATACCAATTTGAGTATTTCTGATAAGCCAAAATAAGGCACTTCAGAGAAGTTCCCAGCGTGCAGCTTCGAAATGCTGTTCTATACTTTTTAGCCGTATTAAGGTTAAGGTAACAGACTATACCAGAGAGGCTATTGTTATTGACCAAAATTGTGAATTATCGCAGCCATGCGCAAACTGCAGAGCCTGGCCACGCTGAAATAATAACATGACGTCCTTGTGTTCCTTTTGCGATTCCAATCGACCACGTAGGAGAGAAAATAActgagaaggaaaaagaaaacataagaGGGTGCACACCTGCTCTTTTATTCTCTTCATGCACCGTATaaatacacacatacacacacacacactcagaaGATAGAGAGGAAAAATTACAATAGCAACTTGAAGCACATAACCGAACTTCACAAACAACGTAATTCTTGGGAGAAAAGCGTGTGTGAAGGTTTCAGGCGCAAGTTATTAAAGCAAACTACATCCTCTCATTGAAAATATAGAGCGATTTTAAAACTGCTTCACGCCTGTAGGTGAAAATAAGACCATTACTTTCATCTTTGTTTTTGCTTAAATTGACATTGTGAGAAGCGTGATGGACTCAGCCATTGTCGGTGACATTCTGCAAAAAGTTGCGGGCAGCTCATGCAACGAGTATCAGGAATCGATCTCATTGAGCAAGGCTACAAGAGTGGTCCTGCGCGTCACCTCAACCAAACGCGAAAAGGCTGCAGCGAGGCAATACACTTTGGAACACAGTTGGGCTGCGGAGCTGGGCTCCCTCTGCAAGCCTGGCGCTCTTTGATTGGGGTCACTCTTACTAACGTCCCTATGCGTCGAGTACATTGTTCGTGTGATGTGCGCACAAAATCGGTGTTATGCGACTAGAGCAAAATACGCGTCCATTAAAGCTGCGTCTTGGTACACCCTGCTCTTGACCATGGCCTAATGAAACAGTTCCATTATTTCTAGAATCCAGACTTGACAGCAAACGTCCTGATTATCAGCACGCATCGATTAATGAATTAAAAGGCCTTTTTACGAATCATATCGTGTTTGTGGATATTGTAGGAATGGACAACCTACAGAGCGTACTGCAATGCCCACCACTGATTGTTTTCAGTGTATAGTGTGCCCATATTTTGTAGCGCACGCAGACTGCTAACGTACTATGCAGGCAGGACGCTTTAGGTCATCACTATACACAATAGTGGTGTCGACCGCGGTGCACAGAAGAGTAACACAATGCTGCCACTCAATGCAGAGAAACCTGACTCTACTTAATCACGCCTCAAAGTGGCCTCTCAATATTATAAGTAACAGGCTGGCTCAACCGCTAGCTTCTACTATAGATAAACGTGTTCCTCTGAATTAAAGAAAGACAGTTTAAGTAGTTATAGTTTTGGCTTTACACGCAACGATCGCATGACAGAGGAAGAATATAAGCACTTGTCAACGAATTCATCGCTTTCACGCTACTAAACTATGGTAAGTTTCTTGAGCGCGCCAATTGTGGGCTATGTGATGTTTGTTTTCCTTACATggacaacgtttttttttcgcgtgcaCTAGCTTATGTGCTTTGGGAGGCACTCATCGGATCAGTGCGGTCACCATCATCTCTACTTTCTCTCCTatcgtctagaaaaaaaaaacactgcattcCATTCTTCAATGATTGGTTcgtcgagaaaagaaaaaaaacccatCTCTGCCCAGATGTCTGTAGATATGCACGAAAGACGATCCACGTTCATGCGTTCATTAAATTATAAGCATATTGCCGAACAGTTTTGCGAAACAAAAATATTTACACATTTTCTACATTGCAAAGATTACTGGAAATTACACAGCCGATGGAGCCTGTATGTTGCTTCGGCGGTCCAGTAGTGACCCTGCGGGTCGGATCATCATGCGCACCTCAGGGTAAGAGTAGTGGTACAGACGGACTGTGCTGCCGCCCCGCACGCTCCAGTCAATGCCGTCTGCGTAGCTGTCGTGCGGGCCGTTCAGATTCAGGCCGTTCAGGTTGGCTGCGTGGCACTGGCTGTACCACCAGCCACCGCGGTACATGACCGCGCAGTTCGCGGGCCCCGAATCGTTGTCACGCTCGAAGGTGGAAAAATTGAACCCGTTAGCGTGCACCATGGAGTCCCAGCCTGCAATAGACACAGTCGAGCGTAAGATGTAAAGGCGCAACGGGCGTGTGAAAGTGTTTAATGTCTCGTTCGTCTTTTTAGAGATAATGAAGAACTATTTATTTTCTGTTCATTGTTTCATTCGAATCATAAATTGCATGCGAAGATTGCCTGCTTCGTACTTCCTAATTATGACTGAACCGCGAGTATATGTGACATGGAAGCCAGCGTATACCTGCCAACCCTCTCATATCGTTTCAAAGTACTTTTATTACGTATTATTTCTGCTATATTCTACtatcctcgtttttttttgtgaactctTTTTTGCCCCCTCTTCAGTGGATAATGCGGAAAAATTAGCGTCCATCTCCGCAAAACTCGTTGTTTTTTACAGATATGCGTGGCAAGGACATCACATTACTAGAATGGCCTTCCTGTTCAAACTGCTGCTGTCAAACATCACAATGAATGCAATTGCGCTATTGGTTAGcctgtgcaataaaaaaaaatatttttgcactcACGTGctgctgtagttttttttttgttgtagttCCATATTTTGCGGCGTTATTACTATATCTACTCTTCTACCTAATTTTTGCTGAAAACCAATCTTTCAAGACCCTGCGGATATgttaaaataaataagtaaatgaaaAGAGGCAAAAAGCAAGTTGGCGTGGCCACAGTGAAAATGGTCCAAACTGCGCGCCGTCACTTCACCGTCAGTTCTCTTTAACAACTACCACAAAAGTCGTCCCGTAGCATAGCTGTACCTTCCGGTCCCAGATGCTTTCCAACGTGAAGCTTGAAGAAAGCATCCTCGTTATCCACCCGGATGCTCTCGTAGTCGACCGACACGCTGTCCTCGGTGCTGTTGCTGAGCACCACTCGAAAATTCATCTCTTCGTCGCCCGATGTCAGTGCGTGGAGAGCATGGTTGCCTGCGAGCGGTACAGACAATAGTCAGACCGAATGCGGTAAATAGGGATTTTGAACGAAGGGCACCGCAGTGCGGTTTATACGCCATTTAGTCAGTTCGTCTTGTCGAAACTTCCGACATTTCATTGGATTCCGTAGTAGCAGGGCTCGGAGCAGCGAAAAATTAACGGTTAGGAAACAACTATACTTTATGTAGAGCGGAAGTTTATCAATAGGAGTGAATAAAGGCAGCATCTTTTATCTTCGTGAAGTGCGCTACTACAGAGCAAGTGACTGGACGCGGTGAATAAACAGCACAGAACAGGAGAGGCCAAACATTGAACTGGCATTTATTTTCCTCAGTTCTCATTTGTGCACATTTTCAGCAACCGACACTAACAAACTGCCTCAGTAACCACCTGCTTTCAATCGAGTAGCCACACACATCTAGCATTTTGTGATAATATGACTTCTTAAGAATAAGCACAAAGCACACTGTAGGATTGCAATGCTTTGTCAGCTTTGAATGATCTGTGTCGAAGTCGAAGAGGACAAGCTCTTGATATTTTTATATTTTAACAGCAAGGTTACAAGACAGCTTTGGGAGGTGGGAACCTTCAGTTTTGCTTCTTGTTGGTGAAGATGAATTCTTAACTAGCTTACTACTATAAAAAAGTCGCATGTGTGCAACTGCCAATATTTCAGAAGGTGTTCGCTGTTGAAATTATCTAGGTTATCCCCTATTCTTTCTTTTATTAATTTATATTTGTCATAAAGTGACTTAAAAATGTTATTATGGAAAATAAAAGGCCACTCAAAATTTCGCTCTCTATAGTCCTGTAGCCTAATGCTAAGCGTTCCTAGTCCTTTTCTGCGCAAAGCTGCGGTTCTTTCGGAAGTCAATGGCAGAAATAGAAGTCCTTTTTTAAGCACCTTTGTAAAACATCCACGCCGATGTAATTAATCTAGAGCCCTCTATTAGAGCTTCTCTCATAGCCTATATGCGGCTTTGGGCAATTAAACCTTACTTTCCATATCATTTTAATGCTGTGGAGCCTCTCAAACCGACTAGAGGAtttattcttttttgtgtgtgtgcaaatACAATGTATTATCGCTACGCTGAAGAGCTGAAGTCGAATGCGCAGGGTATTTAAAGCTTCAAAATAGTTTATTTCGAACTTAAACCAAATGCAAAGATCGCGATTGGGCACATTCACAGGAGCAGTACTGGTGCCCTTCTTATTTGTTCCGCTATCGGGTGCGCTTTGTTTGTCTTCGAATATAATCTGCACTAACAATTACAAAGCTCTCTAAAGGCCTGCACCAAAGATTTAAGGCTTAAAAGAGTTACATGAATTTTTGTATTGGTTTTTTGATGCGCTATTAGGTACGCTTACCTCGTGGAGAGTTCGTTATTCTAGATATCGAGATACACAGCAATTCGAATTGAAGCTCTGTATTTCGTATAAGATAGCAGAGCCCTATCAAGACGTGATAGCGTTAACTTCACTTGTTCACAGTGACACATCTGCCTCCTTCAATGTAGAAAAGTGATC
Protein-coding sequences here:
- the LOC144121550 gene encoding techylectin-5A-like isoform X2 codes for the protein MLYKNTHRGRTALTMERWLVILYVVFGATAVAVRSAAVTRPSIEQAQERVRELAQLLGDIKNSIQPRHCTDLLHAGQRKSGVYTVFHKAAGPSGQSVYCDMDTDGGGWTVFQKRGQFGNSVYHFYRNWTEYANGFGDPSGEYWIGNHALHALTSGDEEMNFRVVLSNSTEDSVSVDYESIRVDNEDAFFKLHVGKHLGPEGWDSMVHANGFNFSTFERDNDSGPANCAVMYRGGWWYSQCHAANLNGLNLNGPHDSYADGIDWSVRGGSTVRLYHYSYPEVRMMIRPAGSLLDRRSNIQAPSAV